The Edwardsiella tarda ATCC 15947 = NBRC 105688 region ACTTAGCGGCAGTGGAACGGCACCAACGACGCGAGCGCCTGAGTATCGTGGTACTCACGAGCCTCTTCGCCATGGCGGAAGACCTTATAGCCCTGCGCCTTAGCACTATAGTATTGCAGCGTCTCGCCGCTGACATGCAGCAGACTTCCCTCACGCAACGCAATCACCGACTCGCTGGGGTTTACCGCACAAAACTCAGCGATGCGCTCATCACGGGTTTCCCCCATATGGCCACTGAGGTGCGCGTCGATATAGTGTGGATTAATCTGCACCGGGAACAGCCCCAGCGATGGTAACACCACGCTGTTGCGTACCGGCATATCATTGGTCGTACGGATGCTCGGTGTGGCCACGTTACAACCGGCGCTCCAGCCGATATAAGGGATCTCACGCTCACGCACCGCCCGTTGGATCGGCACGACCAAACCATTCTCATGTAGCATCTGGTTCAGCACCCAAGTATTACCACCGCTGACCAGGATACACTCAGCCTCTTCCAACGCCTTCACCGGATCGGCGTGATGATGGATGCTCTCCACCTTGATACCCAACGAATGCTCCAGCTCGGCGGCGCGAGCATCATAGCCGCTACGGATCAACGCATACGGGATCAATAATGCCCGGCGGATCTTCTTCTCCAGTAGCATCGACTGGATCATCCCTTTAGCATAACCCAGCAGTTCAGACTCACCGGATACTTTGCCATTACTCAGTAAAAATAACTCCATGATTTCCCCCGAGGTAAAGCGCCGACGTCGCAACACCGTCCGATAAACAGGCGCCGACGTCGCGCAGCAATTTTTCCCGGCCTTTATAACCAAACATAAAATTTATTGATGTGATCTTATGCCGACCTCGGGTAAAAAACCGTGTAAAAGGCACGATTTGGCGAGCAAATACCCTCACACGGCGCCGAGTCACTTCTGCCCGCGCCGCGAGATATGATAGGCTGCAACGCGTGAGAGGAGTATGACAATATGGAAGCGTGGTATCTGTTGTATTGCAAACGGGGACAATTAGAGCGGGCGCGTGAGCACCTGACACGTCAGGCGATCCCCTGTGTGACCCCGATGATCGCCTTGGAGAAAGTCGTGCGCGGTAAACGTACTCAGGTACAGGAACCGATGTTCCCCAACTATATGTTTATCGAACTCGACCCGGAGCGTATCCACACGACGACGGTGCAATCGACGCGCGGCGTGAGCCACTTTATCCGCTTCGGCAAGCGGCCCGCTACTGTACCGTTTCGTGTCATCAAGCAATTGATGACGGCCCCGATGGCAACGGCTGCCGCCCCACAAACGCCGATGCCTGGCGATAGGGCCCGTATCCTGCAGGGAGCCTTCAGCGGACTTGAGGCGATTTATCGTGAGAGCGACGGCGAAAAGCGCGCCATCCTGCTCCTGAATCTCCTTAACCAAGAAGTGAGTCAGTCAGTGGACAACGGCGACTTTGAGAAGATCCTCTAGTCTCGCCAATACGTTTGAGGCCCGCCTAGGCGGGCCTCGTCATATCACATCACTCAGCGATTCATCTCAGCGTCGTGCAGCCATTGGGCCACCCGCTTAGCGAAGTAAGTCAGTACGCCATCCGCACCGGCACGCTTGAAGCACAGCAGCGACTCCATGATCGCCGGCTGCTCCTGCAACCAACCATTCTGGATGGCGGCCATGTGCATGGCATACTCGCCAGAGACTTGATAGGCAAAGGTCGGTACGCCGAAAGTATCCTTCACGCGACGGACTACATCCAGATAGGGCATCCCCGGCTTGACCATCACCATGTCGGCCCCTTCTTGCAGATCCTGCGCCACTTCCTGCAACGCCTCGTCACCGTTGGCCGGATCCATCTGGTAGTTCTTCTTATTGCCCCCCTTCAGGTTCGCAGAAGATCCCAGTGCGTCGCGGAATGGGCCGTAATAGCACGAAGCATACTTAGCGGAGTAGGCCATGATCTGGGTATTAACCAGCTTCTGGCTCTCCAACATGTTACGAATAGCGCCGATACGGCCGTCCATCATGTCGCTCGGTGCCACGATATCGGCACCGGCTTCAGCATGAGATAATGCCTGACGAACCAGGATCTCTTTAGTGATATCGTTGACGACATAGCCATCCTCATCGATCACCCCATCCTGACCATGGGTGGTGAACGGATCCAGGGCGACGTCGGTTAAGATCCCCAACTCCGGCACCGCATCCTTCAGCGCACGTACCGCACGTTGTACCAGACCGTCGGCGTTATAGGCCTCTTCGGCATACAACGACTTCTTCTCCGTCCCCACAACCGGAAACAGCGAGAGAACCGGGATCCCTAATTTGGCAATCGCCTCCGCCTCGCGCACCAACACATCGATGGTCATGCGCTGCACACCCGGCATCGAAGAGACGGCTTCCTGATGGTTATTCCCCTCCATCACAAATACGGGGTAGATCAGATCGTCGACCGTCAGTACGTTTTCAGCGCATAGACGGCGGCTGAAATCGTGCCGGCGCAAACGGCGCAGGCGGCGCCCCGGAAAGGCACCTGGGAATGCATAGCTCACGGTAATCTCCTTTACTTATGCCAGTCGAAATAGTCGACGGGCATTGTCTTCGGTCACCTGCCGCAGCCAGCTGGCATCCTGTTGTCGCCAGCGAGCCGCCTGCTCTACGATGTGGGGCAAAAAGCAGGGTTCATTACGCCGCGACGTCGGTTTAGGTGCTAAATCGCGCGGCAATAAATAGGGGGCATCCGTCTCCAGCAGTAAACGCTCGGCGGGGATGTGCGGCAGCAATGCCCGCAACGCCAAGCCCCGCCGCTCATCGCAGATCCAGCCGGTAATGCCGATATATAGCCCCAGCGCCAGGCACTCCTCCAGCTCTTCACGCGTACCGGTAAAACAGTGCACGACCGCACCAGGGATCTGCGTCAGCCAGGGGCGCAACAACGCGATAAAGCGTGGATGCGCCTCACGGCAGTGGAGAAATAACGGTTTCGACACACGGGCAGCCAGACTCAGTTGAGCCTCAAACGCCGCCTCTTGTTGCGCCGGAGGTGAAAAGTTGCGAGCAAAATCCAACCCACACTCCCCAACCGCCACCACCGAAGGCTCACTAAGCAAGCGCGCTAACTCCGCGGCACTATGCTCTCCCCAGCTCTGCGCCTCATGGGGATGAACCCCCGCTGTCGACCAGCAAAACCCGGGATAACGCTGTGCTAGGCGATACGCCTGAACACTCTCTGCCAGATCGGTCCCGGTAATAATCATACCATTTAACCCGACCTGACGAGCGCGAGCAACCACCTGGGGCACATCTTGGGCAAACTGGCTACTGGTCAGATTGACCCCGATATCCAACATAAGCAGGCTCCTTGTGATAATGAGCGTGCGAGGCTCGGCGCAAAAACAAACAGGCCGCCCTAAAAGGCGGCCTGTTAAGCGAGATCCGATCAGCCCGCTTTAGGCTGTTCTTCATCGGGTTGAGCGTCATCCTCGCCATCTTCACTCTCTTCGCCATCACGGCGCCGTTTCCCCACATAGAAGCGGGCAAAGAAGACCCCCACCTCAAACAGCAAGCACATCGGAATGGCCAGCAGCGTTTGTGAGAACACGTCCGGCGGCGTCAACAGCATACCAACGACAAAGGCGCCGACGACGACGTAGGGTCGCTTCTTCTTCAGCTCAGCCGGCGTGGTCACCCCAGTCCAACACAACAGGATGATCGCCACCGGCACCTCGAACGATACGCCGAACGCCATAAATAGCGCCATGACGAAGTCGAGATAATTATTGATGTCGGTCGCAATCGTCACCCCGGCAGGCGCGGTCTTAGCAAAAAAACCGAAGGCCAATGGGAAGACCACGAAGTAGGCAAAGGCCATACCGACATAAAATAGCAGGGTGCTGGAGATCAATAACGGTGTCAGCATCCGCCGCTCATGCTTGTACAGTGCCGGCGCTACAAAGGCCCAAACCTGATACAGAATAAACGGAGCGGAGACAAACACCGACACGATCATAGTCAGCTTAATCGGCGTGAAAAACGGCGATGCCACATCGGTAGCGATCATGCTGGCGCCGTGCGGCAACTGGCTGATCAGCGGTGCTGAAACCAGGTGATAAATGTCGTTGGCAAAATAGACCAACGCCAAGAACACCACCAGGATACAAACAATAGAATTTAACAGCCGCTTACGCAGCTCGATCAAATGACTAATCAACGGCTGGGTATCTTCAACGGCCATGCTGCGAACTATCTTGTGAGGTGGATGGAGACGATGCGGGCTGCACGCTGGCAGGCGTAGCATCGGCGTGATTGGATGATGTAGCCGGCCCATCCTGGGGCACCGCTGGGACATCCTGCGCCGCATCTTGCCGCGGCGCTAACGCAGCATCAGGCTGCGGTTTGACCATATCTGGATGATGGATCGTTTCCGCCGCCGACGACTCCTTGTCCGTATCGGATCCAGTGATCTCTGAATGATAACTGCGCTTCATTGATTCGGCTGCCTGCTTCAGTTCATCCATGGAGGCTTTCAGCTCGGGAGTCAGATTCTGCAAGCCAGCACTTTCCGCTTTCTTGAGGCTATCCTGCAGCTCCTGGAGCTTCAATTCCTGCGACAGTTCGTTCTGAACCGAGGTTGCCAACGAGCGCAACGCTTTGATCCATCCCGCTACCGTCCGCACCGCTACCGGTAACCGCTCCGGCCCCAAAACCACCAGGCCGATGACCATTACCAGCAGCAGTTCACTAAATCCGATGTCAAACACGGTTTACACCTGCTCTTTATTCTGACTCTTGGACTCGTCTTTCTTCACTTCCGGCTGCTGCTCAGTGATCGATTTGAAATCGGCATCCTGAGGCGCCGCACTGCTGTTTGCATTGCTGGAAGGGGGCGTCTTCTCATCATCACCAATGGCTTTCTTAAAGCCTTTGATCGATGCACCCAGATCCGAACCCAGAGTACGCAGCTTATTGGTGCCAAACAGCAACACCACGATCACTGCAATAATCAACAACTGCCAAATGCTGATACCGCCCATTTTTACTCACCTCTATCGCAAGGGGTTATTCGTGACGCCGCATTATACGGTACACTTCGTCATTTTGAACGTCTTTCGGACCTTTACATCTCCCTAATTCGAGGGATGGATCACCGGATATAACGCCAGCCTGCGAGCCAGATCACGACTCCAGCAACATACAGGCCCACTGGCCAGATCGCAACATCGGCCATCGTAAGGATGGTACCACTGAGCAACAGGGTGGCGCCAATACCGAAAAGATAACGTGCCCGCCCCTGTTTATTACCCTGCTGTCCCAACTGACGCGTCATGTTATCCATGCTGTATTGCAGGCGCCGCTGCTGTTGTAAGCTGTCATACAACAGCTCCGGCATTTCCGGCAATTTCTCACTCCAGTAAGGTGCCTTCGCCTTCAGCGCACGCAGCAAGGCTGGTAAGCCGACCTGATCGTGTAACCAGTTTTCCAAGAAGGGCTTGGCGGTGGTCCAGAGATCTAACTGTGGGTACAACTGACGCCCCAACCCTTCGACATACAGCAGCGTCTTCTGCAACAGGACCAGCTGCGGCTGAACCTCCATATTGAAGCGTCGTGCGGTGTTAAACAGGTTAAGCAGCACATAGCCAAAGGAGATCTGATCTAATGGTTTCTCGAAGATCGGCTCACACACGGTACGGATGGCGAACTCGAACTCCTCGACGTTGGTGTCCGGCGGTACCCAGCCAGAGTCGACATGCAACTCCGCCACTTTACGGTAGTCACGATTAAAGAAGGCGATGAAGTTCTCCGCCAGATAACGCTTATCCGCCTTATTCAGACTGCCGACGATACCGCAGTCGATGCCGATATATTGCGGATCCTGCGGATGATCATAACTGACGAAGATATTCCCTGGG contains the following coding sequences:
- the pepE gene encoding dipeptidase PepE; translation: MELFLLSNGKVSGESELLGYAKGMIQSMLLEKKIRRALLIPYALIRSGYDARAAELEHSLGIKVESIHHHADPVKALEEAECILVSGGNTWVLNQMLHENGLVVPIQRAVREREIPYIGWSAGCNVATPSIRTTNDMPVRNSVVLPSLGLFPVQINPHYIDAHLSGHMGETRDERIAEFCAVNPSESVIALREGSLLHVSGETLQYYSAKAQGYKVFRHGEEAREYHDTQALASLVPFHCR
- the rfaH gene encoding transcription/translation regulatory transformer protein RfaH, translating into MEAWYLLYCKRGQLERAREHLTRQAIPCVTPMIALEKVVRGKRTQVQEPMFPNYMFIELDPERIHTTTVQSTRGVSHFIRFGKRPATVPFRVIKQLMTAPMATAAAPQTPMPGDRARILQGAFSGLEAIYRESDGEKRAILLLNLLNQEVSQSVDNGDFEKIL
- the hemB gene encoding porphobilinogen synthase; the encoded protein is MSYAFPGAFPGRRLRRLRRHDFSRRLCAENVLTVDDLIYPVFVMEGNNHQEAVSSMPGVQRMTIDVLVREAEAIAKLGIPVLSLFPVVGTEKKSLYAEEAYNADGLVQRAVRALKDAVPELGILTDVALDPFTTHGQDGVIDEDGYVVNDITKEILVRQALSHAEAGADIVAPSDMMDGRIGAIRNMLESQKLVNTQIMAYSAKYASCYYGPFRDALGSSANLKGGNKKNYQMDPANGDEALQEVAQDLQEGADMVMVKPGMPYLDVVRRVKDTFGVPTFAYQVSGEYAMHMAAIQNGWLQEQPAIMESLLCFKRAGADGVLTYFAKRVAQWLHDAEMNR
- the tatD gene encoding 3'-5' ssDNA/RNA exonuclease TatD — encoded protein: MLDIGVNLTSSQFAQDVPQVVARARQVGLNGMIITGTDLAESVQAYRLAQRYPGFCWSTAGVHPHEAQSWGEHSAAELARLLSEPSVVAVGECGLDFARNFSPPAQQEAAFEAQLSLAARVSKPLFLHCREAHPRFIALLRPWLTQIPGAVVHCFTGTREELEECLALGLYIGITGWICDERRGLALRALLPHIPAERLLLETDAPYLLPRDLAPKPTSRRNEPCFLPHIVEQAARWRQQDASWLRQVTEDNARRLFRLA
- the tatC gene encoding Sec-independent protein translocase subunit TatC, producing the protein MAVEDTQPLISHLIELRKRLLNSIVCILVVFLALVYFANDIYHLVSAPLISQLPHGASMIATDVASPFFTPIKLTMIVSVFVSAPFILYQVWAFVAPALYKHERRMLTPLLISSTLLFYVGMAFAYFVVFPLAFGFFAKTAPAGVTIATDINNYLDFVMALFMAFGVSFEVPVAIILLCWTGVTTPAELKKKRPYVVVGAFVVGMLLTPPDVFSQTLLAIPMCLLFEVGVFFARFYVGKRRRDGEESEDGEDDAQPDEEQPKAG
- the tatB gene encoding Sec-independent protein translocase protein TatB — translated: MFDIGFSELLLVMVIGLVVLGPERLPVAVRTVAGWIKALRSLATSVQNELSQELKLQELQDSLKKAESAGLQNLTPELKASMDELKQAAESMKRSYHSEITGSDTDKESSAAETIHHPDMVKPQPDAALAPRQDAAQDVPAVPQDGPATSSNHADATPASVQPASSPSTSQDSSQHGR
- the tatA gene encoding Sec-independent protein translocase subunit TatA; this translates as MGGISIWQLLIIAVIVVLLFGTNKLRTLGSDLGASIKGFKKAIGDDEKTPPSSNANSSAAPQDADFKSITEQQPEVKKDESKSQNKEQV